Genomic window (Egicoccus halophilus):
CGCGCCCGGGCCTGAAGGTCGTCACCGGCGCGGGGGCTCCCGTTCTGGTCGGCCAGCGGCCGGGGCGTCGGGTCGAACCGGGCCGGTCGGCGCGACGTGCCGTGCGGTGGACCGGCCGAGGCCCCGCCCCTCGACGGGGGCGGGGCCTCGTGTGGTGTTGCCGCAGCGGTCTCGCCGTGCCGGTCTCAGGAACGGCCGGGGCTCGTCGGCGCGATCGTGTAGGTGCGCGAGGTCGTGCCGTCCTCGCTGACGATCGTGACGGTGGCCGGGACCCGCGCCCGCGTCGGCTGGTCGACCGTGACGGTCGCGTACGGGTCGGCCGCGACCGCCGTCACGTGACCGACGCGCACGCCGCCGACGGTGTACTCGGTGACCTCGGGTGCGAACCCGGGCACCGCGACCCCGTCGACCGCGATCGTGGCGGCCTCGGCCACGTCCGAGACGCCCGGTGCGGCCGCCAGCACCTGGATGGCGCTGACCGTCATGTGCGTGTTCGGACGGGCCGCCAGCACGACGCGCACGTCGTCGGTGACGACCGGGTCGAACCCGACCGACACGACCGGGGCGCCACCGTCGTCGGCGGTCACCGGCACGACGCCGGAGACGTCCTGCCACGTGCCGTCCGCGTCGCGGGCCTCGACCCGCAGCGACTCGGCCCAGCTCTGGTGCGAGCCGTCGGCGTAGAAGTGCGTCACGACCTCGCCCACGGTGTGCGGTTCGGGCAGGGTCACGGTCAGCGTGTCGCTGGCGTTCTTCGTGCCCGAGCGCCAGTTCGACCACGCCTTGTCGTCGAGGACGCCGTTGATCAGCCGGGCCGCGCTGTAGCCGGGCTCGGTGAAGCTCGCCGACGCGGTCGTGCCGGGCGTCAGCGCCGCGTCCTCGGTGAAGACCGGCTCGGTCACCTGCACCCGCACGGTGGCGGGCAGCTGACGACCGTCGCCGGCGTCCGCGACGCCCTCGACCGTCACCACACCGGGCGACGAAAACCGGCTCGCGTCGACGTCCTCCCACACCACCGGGCGCGGGACGGGCCGGTCGAGCCGGCCGACGGCGTCGACGGTGTCGGGCAGGTCCGGCACACCGCCGACGAACGCCTTGGCTCGGGCCGGGAGGGTGTCGGTCAGGGTGTCGACGACCACGGTGGCCTCGACGCGGTGCTGGCGTCCGGTGAGATCGGTCGCCACGCCCCGCACCGTGTGGGTACGGATGGTGCGCCACACGCCGTCGCCCGGCAGGTTCCAGTCGACGTCGATCGGGGCACCGGTGCTGCCGTCGCGGCGGAGCGGCACGACCGTGTCCGGCATCGTCGGACGCGTATCCGGTGTGGTGAAGACCTCGACCGGCTCGACGTCGACGACGGTCTCGTCGACGATCCGCCAGCGCTGGTTGTTCCCGGAGTTGGCGAGCCAGACGCCCACACCGGCGCCCTCGGCCGTGGACTGGCCACCGACCTCGAGGAGCCGCTTGGACGCGACGTTGACGAGCGTGTAGGTGCCGTCACCGGTGGTGGACAGGATCCACTGGGCCGTCGGGTCGTCGGCGGCGTCGACGGCCACCAGTCGCACCCCGCCGTCGTGGACGGCCAGCTGTCGACCGTCGGTGACGCTGGACACGGCGTAGCGGCTGCGGGCACCACGGTCCTCGCCGATCCGCTCGATGGCGAACAGCTGCGAGGCGTCCGCCTCGGTCCGGCTGCGGATGACGACGGCGTCGCCGGACGGGGTGAGCGAGCGGCCGCTCTGCACGCCCTCGAGCCGGTAGACGTGACCGGACTGGATCAGCGCGGCGTCGTCGGCCACGCCGGAGACCCCGTCGACCACGAGCGTGGTCACGGACTGGGCGGGAACGCGCACCACGGCGGTGCCGTCGGCGACGGCCACGGGTGCGTGCTCGACCAGCGAACCGTCGGCGTCGGTCACCACGGGGGTGACCGTGGCGTCGGCCGCGACGTCGGCGAAGCCGGACAGGTCGAGCTCGACGGCCCGGGCACCGGCGGTCGCGTTGACGTGCACGAGGTTCACGCCGGTGTCGTTGACGGCCGCGACCGAGTTGGCGTCGTTCGTGCCGACGAAGACGTCCCCGGGACGCAGGAAGTGGGTGAAGTTGCGGGCCGAGTCGAACTTGCGGTTGACCTCGATCTGGCAGGTCTCGAGCGTGTCGTCCTCGGTGCAGTCGAACGGGACGTGGATCTTGCCCCAGTTCATCCCGGCGGCCGACTCGCCGCCCGGCGCCATGTTGTCGTAGTCCTCGACCGGCTGCCAGAACACCCACGCGGACGGCTCGAGCTCGCGCATGTCCGACACCATGTGCTGGGCCAGACCGAGCGCGGGCACCATGCTCTCGAAGTCGCGGTAGTTGAGCCACGACCCGCCGACCTCGCTCATCCACAGCCGCTTGTCCTCGCCCTTGGCGATGTCGCGGACGGCGGTGCGCTGGCCGGTGCCGTAGGTGTGGACGTTGAGCTGCTCGACGTGCTCGCGGACGTCCTCGGCGTAGGCGTTCCAGTTGGTGAGGAACGTGCCGGGGTTGGTCTCGTCCATCGCGGCGATGACCGCGTCGGTGTCGGCGTCGGCGAGTTCGTCCGCGAGCGCACGGATCACCTGCTGCTGACGACCCGGTCCGACGTGGGCGCCCTCCTGGCGCCCGCCGACCGGTTCACCGGAGGCGTCGAGGGTGGTGGACCAGTAGTTGGTGTTGGGCTCGTTGAACGGGTCGATCGTGTCGACCTCGATGCCGTGGGCGTCCTCGAGCCGCTCGACCACACCGACCAGGTAGGCCACGAAGTCGTCGATGGTGTCGGGGCGGATCTGCTCGGCGGTGGCGTTGAACCCGCCGGAGACGTAGCCGCTGACGGTCTGGAAGTACGGCGGCGAGTTGCTGAACGCCTCCCAGTGGTCGATGTCGTCCCTGATGCGATCGACCCACCAGCGCTGGGTGGCGTCGGCGTCGTCGTTCCAGTGGTCGGGGTCGTTCGGGTCCCACCAGTCCCGGTCGGTGCGCGTGGTGCCCTCGGGTGCCTGCCACCAGCCCTCGACGGCGCCGCCGGGGCGCAGGTAGTCCTCGACGTCGGGCGCGTTGCCGCCACCGACGTTGTACCGGGCGAGGTTGAGGCGCAGGCCTTCGTCGCCGAAGACGAGGTCGTAGAGGCGTTCGCGGATCTCGTCGGGGTAGTCCCCGGTCGCGTTGGCGAACCACACGAGGCTGGTCCCCCAGCCCTCGAAGGTCTCGCCGTGGTACGAGGGGTCCGGCCGGACCGTCACGGTGGAGGTGACGTCCTGCGCCGTGGCTGTCGCGGCATCGCCGACCTCGTTCGCGCCGGGTTCGGCCGCGGCCGGGAGGCCGAGTCCGGCGACCAATGCGGCCGCACCGAGCCCCGCCAGGCCGCGACGGCCGAGCGCCGTCCTGCCAGCTGACTGTCTCATGCTTCTCCCTGTCGTCCGACCCGCCCACCGACATCGTGCGGGGACGGGTGCCCACCGGATGCGTTCCCCCGGCGGCCGTGCTGCGCTCCCGCGACCCCCGTCCCGACGGAGGCGTCGCACCGACGGAGTCGCGCCCGCATCCTTGCAGCGACTTGCGGAATCGTCAAACAAATCCTTCGCTTGCTTTCGCATAAGAAAGCCGGATCGAGACACCCGGCCACCACCGCTACGGTGGCGGGTCGCCGTGCGCCGCCCGCGATCGAGGACGCCGTCACGACCGCGAACCCCTCCCCGCGCCCGGCCGCCGCCGGTTGGCATCCGACGTTGACACGTGCGGTCGACCGGATCGGTGCGCCCACCGCGGCCCTGGTCGGGCTGGTGGTGGCCGGCCTCGTCGTCCTGCCGGCCTACCGCTGGCACCTGACCCCCGACGGGGTCGCCTACCTCTCGATCGCCCGGCACCTGGCCGAGGGACGTTTCCTCGACGCGGTCAACCCGTACTGGTCACCGCTGCTGTCGTGGCTGCTCGCGCCGCTGCTCGCGGTCGGGATCCCGCCGCTGGTGGCCTTCAAGCTCGTCGGCATCCTGGCCGCGGTCGCCGCCCTGCTGGCCGTGGACCGGCTGTTGGTCACCACCGGCGCGGACCGGGTGGCCCGAGCCGTCACGCTGCTCGGAGCGGTGCCCCTGCTGGTGCACGCCGCCGTCACCTGGATGTCCCCGGACCTGCTGGTCGCCGTCCCGGTGCTGTGGCTGACCGACCGGGTCGTGCGACGACGGTGGCAGCGTTCGACGCCGGCGGCCTTCGGCACCGGCGCACTCGCCGGGGTCGCCTACCTCGCCAAGCTCTACGCGCTCCCGGTCGTCGCGGTGGTCCTCGCGGTCGCCGCCCTGCTCGCACTGCGGCGCGAGGGCCGCCGCACCGCCCGACGCGTCGTCGCGCTGGCCGCCGGGCTGGCCACCGTGCTCGCCACCTGGGGCGGGATCCTGTCGTTGGTGGTCGGCGCGCCGACCCTCGGCACGGCCGGCAGCGTCAACGTCGAGGTGCTCGGGCGCGGGACGCAGGGACAACCCGTGCTCACGCAGGGCCTGTTCGTCCCACCGACGCCCTTCGCCATCAGCGCCTGGGAGGACCCCTCGCAGCTGATCCCCAGCCCCTCCAGTGACGAGGAACGTGCCCCGCTCGAGCGGCCCGCCTCGCAGGGTGACGGCGCGTCGTCACCCGACGTCCCCGGGGCCGGGCGGTGGTACGGCCTGGTCGACAACGTGGCCGAGAACCTGCGACGGACCGCCGAGGTGGCCGGGACGTGGTGGCTGGCGGTCGGCGTCGTCCTGGTCGGTGCCGTCGCGGGCCTGGTGCGGCGGCGACACACCGTCGGCGGGCCCGCGGACGCGCGGCTGCTCGCCGTCGTCGGGGTCGCCGCGGTGTGGGCCGGGGGCCTGCTGCCGCTGGTCGTCCACGCCCGCTACCTGTGGGTGTCGATGCTCCTGCTGCTCCCCGTGATCGCGGCCGGGCTCACGCGTGCACGCGGTCGGGCCGTCCTCCCCGTGTTGGCCGCGGCGGCCCTGGTGGCCTGGGTCGGCCCGTCGGTCGCGGAGCTCGATCGGCAGCGGCAGTTCGGCCCGGGCATCGCCGCGTTGGCGCAGGAGTTGCGGGCGGCGGGCATCGCCCCGGGTGACCGTCTGAGCTCCGACCGCCACTGGGGCATCGGCGCGACGGTGTGCTTCCACCTCGACTGCCGCTACCACGGGGTGCCCCGGCAACCGACCGACGGACCGGCCCTGGCCGCCGAACTGGCCGAGCACGACATCGACTGGCACCTCGGCTGGGACTCGGTCGAGGCCCCGTCCCCGGCGTCGGCGGCGTCCCGCGCGGCCGTCGAGACCGGTGAGGGCGCGGTGCTCTACCGCCTCGACCACGCCCGAGCGCGAGCAGACGGGACCGGCTGACGTCGGCCCCGGACACGCGATCGCCGGTGCCCGCGGGCACCGGCGATCGACGGACGGAACGGGGTGGATCAGGCCTCGGGGTCGGCCGGGTCGGTCGGATCGGTCGGATCGGTCGGGTCCTCGGTGCCCGCACCGTCCGTGTCCGTGTCGGTGTCCGTGTCGGTGTCCGTGTCCGCGCCGTCGGTGGTGCCGGCGTCGCCGGTCGTGTCGGTCGTCTCGGTCGTGTCGGTGGTGTCGTCGTCACCACACCCGACCGCACCCAGGGCGAGTGCAGCGGCAGCGGCCAGACCGATCGGCTTGCGGAAGGACATGCAGAACTCCTTGGTTCGTCGGACCCGTCACGGTAGGACCCGGGGACGGGCGCGAGCCGGCCGTGCCGGCCGGTCGACCCCATATCGGGCGACGGTGGTCGGAGGTCCGCCGCTGGGTGTGGCGAGGGCTCACGCGCGACCGAGTTCCTCGCGGACGAACTCCTCGGGATCGACCGGCTCGAACATGGGCTTCTTCGTCTTCACGATGGTCTGCCAGGCGGCGAAGACCGCCACGATGCCGAGCATGCCGAAGAAGCGGACGAAGACGTCGGAGCGCTCGATGCCTGGCGGCGCGATGTACCAGATCGTGACGAGCATGCCGACCGTGGCGAGCACCTGCGGCACCGGGAAGAACGGGCTCCTGAACGGCCGCGCCAGGTCGGGGCGTCGCGAGCGCAGCACCATCACGGAGATGTTCACCAGGATGTAGGCGAACAGCCACGCGCACACCGCCGCCAGGATCAGCACGATGATGGAGTCGATGTCCCCCTGGATGACGATGGCGTGCACGGCGGGGATGACCACCGCCAGTGCGATGCCGGCCCACGGCGTCTTGAAACGCGGGTGCAGCCAGGCGAAGACCGGCGGGAACGCGTTGTCCTTCGCCATGCCGTACAGGATCCGAGGGATGCCGGCCAGCAGGGTGTTGATGGTGGCGGCGGCAGCGAACAGCACCGCGATCGCGAGCCACCAGCGGCCGAAGGTGCCGAGGACCG
Coding sequences:
- a CDS encoding RICIN domain-containing protein; translation: MRQSAGRTALGRRGLAGLGAAALVAGLGLPAAAEPGANEVGDAATATAQDVTSTVTVRPDPSYHGETFEGWGTSLVWFANATGDYPDEIRERLYDLVFGDEGLRLNLARYNVGGGNAPDVEDYLRPGGAVEGWWQAPEGTTRTDRDWWDPNDPDHWNDDADATQRWWVDRIRDDIDHWEAFSNSPPYFQTVSGYVSGGFNATAEQIRPDTIDDFVAYLVGVVERLEDAHGIEVDTIDPFNEPNTNYWSTTLDASGEPVGGRQEGAHVGPGRQQQVIRALADELADADTDAVIAAMDETNPGTFLTNWNAYAEDVREHVEQLNVHTYGTGQRTAVRDIAKGEDKRLWMSEVGGSWLNYRDFESMVPALGLAQHMVSDMRELEPSAWVFWQPVEDYDNMAPGGESAAGMNWGKIHVPFDCTEDDTLETCQIEVNRKFDSARNFTHFLRPGDVFVGTNDANSVAAVNDTGVNLVHVNATAGARAVELDLSGFADVAADATVTPVVTDADGSLVEHAPVAVADGTAVVRVPAQSVTTLVVDGVSGVADDAALIQSGHVYRLEGVQSGRSLTPSGDAVVIRSRTEADASQLFAIERIGEDRGARSRYAVSSVTDGRQLAVHDGGVRLVAVDAADDPTAQWILSTTGDGTYTLVNVASKRLLEVGGQSTAEGAGVGVWLANSGNNQRWRIVDETVVDVEPVEVFTTPDTRPTMPDTVVPLRRDGSTGAPIDVDWNLPGDGVWRTIRTHTVRGVATDLTGRQHRVEATVVVDTLTDTLPARAKAFVGGVPDLPDTVDAVGRLDRPVPRPVVWEDVDASRFSSPGVVTVEGVADAGDGRQLPATVRVQVTEPVFTEDAALTPGTTASASFTEPGYSAARLINGVLDDKAWSNWRSGTKNASDTLTVTLPEPHTVGEVVTHFYADGSHQSWAESLRVEARDADGTWQDVSGVVPVTADDGGAPVVSVGFDPVVTDDVRVVLAARPNTHMTVSAIQVLAAAPGVSDVAEAATIAVDGVAVPGFAPEVTEYTVGGVRVGHVTAVAADPYATVTVDQPTRARVPATVTIVSEDGTTSRTYTIAPTSPGRS